Proteins from one Malaya genurostris strain Urasoe2022 chromosome 2, Malgen_1.1, whole genome shotgun sequence genomic window:
- the LOC131432055 gene encoding kelch domain-containing protein 3, which yields MRWIVNLEGGPRRVNHASVAVGDYIYSFGGYCTGEDYRSTSTIDVHILNSNNLRWTLAPTMKDEHGVPLKYPDVPFQRYGHIAVAYEQKVYIWGGRNDEIVCDILFCYDTKTLKWSKPTVTGTVPGARDGHSACMYGHRMYIFGGFEENIDKFSCDVHYLDLEKMHWTYVDTQGDPPSYRDFHSATIVNHKMFVFGGRGDAWGPYHSQEEIYCPKIVCLDLRTNRWEMPNTTGEEPLGRRSHSAFVFKNRIYIFGGYNGNLDIHFNDLYCFEPDRYVWRLVRPWGQSPRARRRQSCLVIGQRMYLFGGTCPSHLSDPASYDYSDTHVLDFNPTLRTLAMLKVLEFKLDHSCLPRIIKIEIRNMTTPNKISRSLVSG from the exons ATGCGTTGGATTGTAAACCTAGAGGGTGGTCCAAGGCGAGTTAATCATGCGTCCGTCGCTGTGGGAGACTATATATACTCGTTCGGAGGTTATTGCACAGGCGAGGATTACCGATCGACTAGTACCATTGATGTTCATATATTGAACTCGAACAACCTACGATGGACTCTAGCCCCGACGATGAAGGACGAACATGGAGTACCGTTGAAATATCCAGACGTTCCTTTTCAACGATACGGTCACATTGCTGTAGCCTACGAGCAGAAGGTGTACATATGGGGCGGAAGAAACGACGAAATCGTTTGTGATATTCTTTTCTGCTATGATACGAAAACGTTGAAGTGGAGTAAACCTACTGTGACAGGTACCGTTCCTGGTGCAAGGGATGGACACTCCGCCTGTATGTATGGCCATCGAATGTATATTTTTGGAG GTTTTGAGGAAAACATAGATAAGTTTTCGTGTGACGTGCACTATTTGGACCTTGAGAAGATGCATTGGACTTATGTTGACACTCAAGGAGATCCTCCTTCGTACCGCGATTTTCATTCCGCCACAATAGTCAACCATAAGATGTTCGTGTTTGGCGGACGAGGGGATGCTTGGGGCCCATACCATTCGCAGGAGGAAATATACTGTCCCAAAATTGTTTGCTTAGATCTCAGAACGAACCGCTGGGAAATGCCCAACACTACTGGGGAGGAGCCGCTAGGGAGGAGAAGTCATTCTGCAT TTGTGTTCAAAAATCGAATTTACATCTTCGGTGGTTACAATGGCAATTTGGATATACACTTCAACGATCTCTATTGTTTCGAACCGGACCGGTACGTGTGGCGACTAGTACGACCATGGGGACAATCGCCAAGGGCGAGGCGGAGACAATCTTGTTTGGTTATCGGACAGCGAATGTATTTGTTTGGAGGAACTTG TCCATCGCACTTATCGGATCCTGCCTCATACGACTACAGTGACACGCACGTGCTTGATTTCAATCCAACATTACGCACACTCGCCATGCTCAAAGTACTAGAGTTCAAATTAGACCACTCTTGTCTGCCAAGAATTATCAA GATCGAAATTCGAAACATGACTACGCCCAACAAAATCAGCCGATCGTTGGTTAGTGGATAG